In Rahnella aquatilis CIP 78.65 = ATCC 33071, one DNA window encodes the following:
- the kefF gene encoding glutathione-regulated potassium-efflux system oxidoreductase KefF, which translates to MILIIYAHPYPRHSRANQGLLSAVSDLPDVEVRSLYDLYPDFNIDIAAEQKAVERADLVVFQHPIQWYSLPPLMKLWIDKVLEHGWAYGHEGNALNGKHCLWAVTTGGNEHHFELGDHPDFDVLAQPLQATAIYCGMHWLPYFAVHNTFICDEVALKAAGEEYRRRLTACLGLKEGCPPEVTLG; encoded by the coding sequence ATGATTTTAATAATTTACGCCCATCCTTATCCGCGTCATTCAAGAGCCAATCAGGGGCTGCTGTCGGCAGTCAGTGATTTGCCCGACGTCGAAGTGCGTTCGCTCTACGACCTCTATCCCGATTTCAATATCGATATTGCCGCTGAACAGAAAGCGGTTGAACGCGCGGATCTGGTGGTCTTTCAGCATCCGATCCAGTGGTACAGCCTGCCGCCATTAATGAAGCTATGGATCGATAAAGTGCTCGAGCACGGCTGGGCGTACGGCCATGAAGGCAACGCGCTCAACGGTAAACATTGTCTGTGGGCGGTGACCACGGGCGGTAACGAGCATCATTTTGAGCTGGGCGATCACCCTGATTTTGACGTGCTGGCGCAGCCGTTACAGGCGACAGCCATTTATTGCGGTATGCACTGGCTGCCGTATTTCGCTGTGCACAATACCTTTATTTGCGATGAAGTGGCGCTGAAAGCGGCGGGCGAAGAATATCGTCGCCGTTTAACCGCCTGTCTGGGCCTGAAAGAAGGCTGCCCGCCGGAGGTGACTCTTGGATAA
- a CDS encoding glycosyl hydrolase family 18 protein — MYKTPVTLLALLIGAALAPVSQAALPGKPTLGADETTFSIIDINQSASAYNQLVTVKNAADVTVTWNLWTGDAGQTAKVLLNGAQVWSGPSGATGSATFAVNKGGRYQLQVALCNSEGCTTSDAKQIVVADTDGSHLLPLTSTLKENNQPYNNKSGKVVGAYFVEWGVYGRGFPVDKIPAQNLTHILYGFTPICGGDGINDSLKSIEGSFQALQRACAGRQDFKVAIHDPWAAVQMPQQGVSEYSAPYKGNFGQLMALKKAYPNLKIVPSIGGWTLSDPFYFMKDKAKRDVFVASVKEFLQTWKFFDGVDIDWEFPGGGGENPALGSTADGETYVQLMKELRTMLNELSAQTGKTYELSSAISAGRDKIDNVDYRAAQQYMDHIFLMSYDFYGAFSLTTLGHQTALYGSASKPDTDYTTDHGVQALLTQGVTPGKIVVGAAMYGRGWTGVKNMQNNDPFTGTATGPTAGTWENGILDYRQVAKLKASSDWQYNYDAAAEAPYLWKPSTGDLITYDDTRSVIAKGKYVLANQLGGLFAWEIDADNGDILNAMHEGLGDGSGGGTTNLAPLANAGTNQNVTGPVSVTLDGAASRDPENGALTYLWSKVSGPAVTLTNADKAKAQFSVLSTTQDQVWVFQLKVTDPQGLSATAQVQVTNSAVQANQPPVVTLPATMTVTAGNTFALVAQATDANSDPLTYQWTLPAGLSASSLTASSINITAPAVTSSTVYPVSVVVSDGKSSSSASLQLTVIPESSGGCGVTTDPTAATVPAWVSSKIYNTGDAVSYSQLIWKAKYWTQNNPPSRSSDQWQLVSNVTLPYDNAATYLQGEMATYGGHNWKAKVWTQGVTPVAGDNWLDLGAISCP, encoded by the coding sequence ATGTACAAAACACCTGTCACGCTTTTGGCTTTACTCATCGGTGCGGCTCTTGCGCCGGTGTCACAGGCGGCACTTCCCGGAAAGCCCACGCTTGGCGCGGATGAGACCACGTTTTCAATCATTGATATCAATCAGTCTGCCTCAGCCTATAACCAACTGGTTACGGTGAAGAATGCGGCGGATGTGACGGTCACCTGGAATTTATGGACCGGCGACGCGGGCCAGACGGCTAAAGTTTTACTCAATGGCGCGCAGGTCTGGAGCGGCCCCTCCGGCGCGACGGGCAGCGCCACGTTTGCGGTTAATAAAGGCGGGCGTTATCAACTGCAGGTCGCCTTATGTAACAGTGAAGGCTGTACCACCAGCGATGCCAAACAAATTGTGGTGGCGGATACCGACGGCAGCCATTTGTTGCCTTTGACCAGCACGCTGAAAGAAAACAACCAACCGTATAACAACAAATCCGGCAAAGTCGTGGGTGCCTATTTTGTTGAGTGGGGTGTTTACGGGCGCGGATTCCCGGTCGATAAAATCCCTGCTCAGAATCTGACGCACATCCTGTACGGCTTTACGCCGATTTGCGGCGGAGACGGGATTAACGACAGTCTGAAAAGTATTGAGGGGAGCTTTCAGGCCTTGCAACGCGCCTGCGCGGGTCGTCAGGATTTTAAAGTCGCGATCCACGACCCGTGGGCAGCGGTACAAATGCCTCAGCAGGGTGTCAGTGAATATTCTGCGCCTTATAAAGGCAATTTCGGTCAGCTGATGGCGCTGAAAAAAGCCTATCCCAACCTGAAAATTGTTCCTTCCATCGGTGGCTGGACGCTGTCTGATCCGTTCTATTTCATGAAAGACAAAGCGAAGCGGGATGTGTTTGTGGCCTCGGTGAAGGAGTTTCTGCAAACCTGGAAATTCTTCGACGGGGTGGATATTGACTGGGAATTCCCGGGCGGTGGTGGCGAGAACCCGGCACTGGGCAGCACGGCGGATGGCGAAACTTATGTGCAGCTGATGAAAGAGCTGCGGACGATGCTCAATGAGTTATCTGCCCAAACCGGGAAAACCTACGAACTGAGTTCGGCGATCAGTGCCGGCCGGGACAAGATTGATAACGTGGATTACCGCGCGGCTCAGCAGTATATGGATCATATTTTCCTGATGAGCTATGACTTTTATGGCGCTTTCTCACTGACCACGCTGGGGCATCAAACCGCGTTGTACGGATCCGCGTCGAAACCCGATACCGATTACACCACCGATCACGGCGTTCAGGCTTTGTTAACTCAGGGCGTGACACCGGGCAAAATTGTGGTGGGCGCGGCCATGTACGGGCGCGGCTGGACGGGCGTTAAGAATATGCAAAATAATGACCCGTTCACCGGCACGGCCACCGGTCCGACCGCCGGAACCTGGGAGAATGGCATTCTCGATTACCGTCAGGTAGCGAAGCTTAAAGCCAGCAGTGACTGGCAATACAACTACGACGCAGCGGCTGAAGCACCGTATTTATGGAAACCTTCTACCGGCGATCTGATCACTTATGACGACACCCGTTCCGTGATTGCCAAAGGTAAGTATGTGCTTGCTAATCAGCTCGGTGGCCTGTTCGCATGGGAAATCGATGCGGATAACGGCGATATTCTGAATGCGATGCATGAAGGTTTAGGGGATGGCAGCGGAGGGGGCACAACGAATCTTGCTCCACTGGCGAACGCCGGGACAAATCAGAATGTGACCGGCCCGGTTAGCGTGACGCTTGATGGCGCGGCTTCCCGTGATCCGGAAAATGGCGCGCTGACCTATCTGTGGAGCAAAGTTTCCGGCCCGGCCGTGACGCTGACCAATGCCGATAAAGCCAAAGCGCAGTTTAGTGTGCTCAGCACCACGCAGGATCAGGTCTGGGTATTCCAGCTCAAAGTAACCGACCCGCAGGGGCTGAGTGCAACCGCGCAGGTTCAGGTGACCAACTCCGCAGTGCAGGCGAATCAGCCGCCGGTAGTGACGTTGCCAGCGACCATGACTGTAACGGCTGGCAATACCTTCGCGCTGGTGGCGCAGGCGACGGATGCCAACAGTGATCCGCTAACCTATCAGTGGACGCTGCCCGCCGGTCTGAGCGCCAGCTCGCTCACTGCCAGCTCCATCAACATCACGGCGCCAGCGGTCACCAGCAGCACGGTATATCCGGTCAGTGTGGTGGTCAGCGATGGAAAATCATCCAGCTCTGCCAGCTTACAGCTGACGGTTATCCCGGAAAGTTCCGGCGGATGTGGCGTGACAACGGACCCGACTGCTGCAACCGTGCCTGCCTGGGTCAGCAGCAAAATCTATAATACCGGCGATGCGGTCAGTTACAGTCAGCTAATCTGGAAGGCGAAATACTGGACGCAAAACAATCCGCCTTCGCGCAGCAGCGATCAGTGGCAACTGGTCAGCAATGTCACGCTTCCTTACGACAATGCGGCGACCTACCTGCAGGGCGAAATGGCCACCTATGGCGGCCATAACTGGAAAGCGAAAGTCTGGACACAAGGCGTTACGCCGGTTGCCGGTGACAACTGGCTGGATCTCGGAGCAATCAGTTGTCCGTAA
- the carB gene encoding carbamoyl-phosphate synthase large subunit gives MPKRTDIKSILILGAGPIVIGQACEFDYSGAQACKALREEGYRVILVNSNPATIMTDPEMADATYIEPIHWEVVRKIIEKERPDAVLPTMGGQTALNCALELERQGVLEEFGVTMIGATADAIDKAEDRRRFDVAMKKIGLDTARSGIAHTMEEALAVAADVGFPCIIRPSFTMGGTGGGIAYNREEFEEICERGLDLSPTKELLIDESLIGWKEYEMEVVRDKNDNCIIVCSIENFDAMGIHTGDSITVAPAQTLTDKEYQIMRNASMAVLREIGVETGGSNVQFSVNPKNGRLIVIEMNPRVSRSSALASKATGFPIAKVAAKLAVGYTLDELMNDITGGKTPASFEPSIDYVVTKIPRFNFEKFAGANDRLTTQMKSVGEVMAIGRTQQESLQKALRGLEVGASGFDPKVSLDDPEALTKIRRELKEAGAERIWYIADAFRAGMSVDGIFNLTNVDRWFLVQIEELVKLENEVAEGGFNILTHDYLRMLKRKGFADLRLAKLVGVSESEVRKLRHKYNLHPVYKRVDTCAAEFSTDTAYMYSTYEEECESNPTNDKPKIMVLGGGPNRIGQGIEFDYCCVHASLALREDGYETIMVNCNPETVSTDYDTSDRLYFESVTLEDVLEIVRIEQPKGVIVQYGGQTPLKLARELEAAGVPIIGTSPDAIDRAEDRERFQQAVNRLGLKQPANATVATIEQAVEKAAGIGYPLVVRPSYVLGGRAMEIVYDEIDLRRYFQNAVSVSNDAPVLLDRFLDDAVEVDVDAICDGERVLIGGIMEHIEQAGVHSGDSACSLPCYTLSQEIQDVMRQQVEKLAFELSVRGLMNVQFAVKNNEVYLIEVNPRAARTVPFVSKATGVALAKVAARVMAGQTLAQQGITEEVIPPYYSVKEVVLPFNKFPGVDPILGPEMRSTGEVMGVGRTFAEAFAKAQLGSNSGMKKAGRALLSVREGDKGRVVDLAAKLLKRGFELDATHGTAVVLGEAGINPRLVNKVHEGRPHIQDRIKNGEYVYIVNTTAGRQAIEDSKLIRRSALQYKVHYDTTLNGGFATAMALSSDPTEQVISVQEMHAKIKL, from the coding sequence ATGCCAAAACGTACAGACATAAAAAGCATCCTGATTCTGGGCGCCGGTCCGATTGTTATCGGCCAGGCTTGTGAATTTGACTATTCCGGCGCACAGGCGTGTAAAGCGCTGCGTGAAGAGGGTTACCGCGTCATTCTGGTGAACTCCAACCCGGCCACCATCATGACTGACCCTGAAATGGCGGACGCGACCTATATCGAGCCAATCCACTGGGAAGTGGTGCGCAAGATTATCGAAAAAGAACGTCCGGATGCCGTGCTGCCAACCATGGGCGGCCAGACTGCACTGAACTGTGCGCTGGAACTGGAACGTCAGGGCGTGCTGGAAGAGTTCGGTGTGACCATGATTGGCGCGACCGCAGATGCTATTGATAAAGCTGAAGACCGTCGCCGTTTCGATGTGGCGATGAAGAAAATTGGCCTCGACACCGCACGTTCCGGCATTGCACACACCATGGAAGAAGCGCTGGCAGTTGCCGCTGACGTTGGCTTCCCGTGCATTATCCGTCCTTCCTTTACCATGGGCGGCACCGGTGGCGGTATTGCGTACAACCGTGAAGAGTTCGAAGAGATTTGCGAACGCGGACTGGATCTTTCACCGACCAAAGAGCTGCTGATTGATGAGTCGCTGATTGGCTGGAAAGAGTACGAGATGGAAGTGGTGCGTGATAAAAACGACAACTGCATCATCGTCTGCTCTATTGAAAACTTCGATGCGATGGGTATCCACACCGGTGACTCCATCACTGTCGCCCCGGCGCAGACCCTGACCGACAAAGAATACCAAATCATGCGTAACGCCTCGATGGCGGTACTGCGTGAAATCGGCGTAGAAACCGGTGGTTCAAACGTACAGTTCTCGGTGAACCCGAAAAATGGCCGTCTGATTGTTATCGAAATGAACCCGCGCGTATCCCGTTCTTCTGCGCTGGCCTCCAAAGCGACCGGTTTCCCGATTGCCAAAGTGGCGGCTAAACTGGCGGTGGGTTACACCCTCGATGAGCTGATGAACGACATCACCGGCGGCAAAACCCCGGCGTCGTTCGAACCGTCCATCGACTACGTTGTGACTAAAATCCCTCGCTTCAACTTCGAGAAATTTGCCGGTGCCAATGACCGTCTGACTACACAGATGAAATCTGTCGGTGAAGTGATGGCGATTGGCCGTACACAGCAGGAATCTCTGCAAAAAGCCTTACGCGGTCTGGAAGTTGGCGCAAGCGGTTTCGACCCGAAAGTGAGCCTGGACGACCCGGAAGCGCTGACCAAAATCCGTCGTGAACTGAAAGAAGCCGGTGCCGAGCGTATCTGGTATATCGCTGATGCCTTCCGTGCCGGGATGTCCGTTGATGGTATCTTCAATCTGACCAACGTGGACCGCTGGTTCCTGGTGCAGATTGAAGAACTGGTGAAACTGGAAAATGAAGTGGCCGAAGGTGGCTTCAACATTCTGACCCATGACTATCTGCGCATGCTCAAACGCAAAGGCTTTGCGGATCTGCGTCTGGCTAAACTGGTCGGCGTTTCAGAAAGCGAAGTGCGCAAACTGCGCCACAAATACAATCTGCATCCGGTCTACAAACGTGTGGATACCTGTGCGGCGGAATTCTCAACCGATACCGCCTACATGTATTCGACATATGAAGAAGAGTGCGAATCCAACCCGACCAACGACAAGCCAAAAATCATGGTGCTGGGCGGCGGTCCAAACCGTATCGGTCAGGGTATCGAGTTCGATTATTGCTGCGTACACGCCTCACTGGCGCTGCGTGAAGACGGTTACGAAACCATCATGGTTAACTGTAACCCGGAAACTGTCTCTACCGACTACGACACTTCCGACCGTCTGTACTTTGAATCCGTGACGCTGGAAGACGTGCTGGAAATCGTGCGCATCGAACAGCCGAAAGGCGTGATTGTTCAGTACGGCGGCCAGACTCCGCTGAAACTGGCGCGTGAACTGGAAGCCGCTGGCGTGCCGATTATCGGCACCAGCCCGGATGCGATTGACCGCGCCGAAGATCGTGAACGTTTCCAGCAGGCGGTTAACCGTCTGGGCCTGAAACAACCGGCAAACGCCACGGTCGCGACGATCGAACAGGCTGTCGAAAAAGCCGCGGGTATCGGTTATCCGCTGGTGGTGCGTCCTTCTTATGTGCTGGGCGGCCGTGCGATGGAAATCGTTTACGACGAAATCGACCTGCGTCGTTACTTCCAGAATGCCGTCAGTGTGTCGAACGACGCACCGGTGCTGCTGGACCGCTTCCTTGACGACGCTGTAGAAGTTGACGTTGATGCTATCTGCGACGGCGAGCGCGTACTGATTGGCGGCATCATGGAGCACATTGAACAGGCTGGCGTTCACTCCGGTGACTCCGCATGTTCATTGCCGTGCTACACGCTGAGTCAGGAAATTCAGGATGTGATGCGTCAGCAGGTTGAGAAACTGGCCTTCGAGCTGAGCGTTCGCGGTCTGATGAACGTCCAGTTCGCCGTGAAGAACAACGAAGTCTACCTGATTGAAGTCAACCCGCGTGCTGCGCGTACCGTACCGTTCGTCTCCAAGGCGACCGGCGTGGCGCTGGCGAAAGTGGCGGCGCGTGTGATGGCGGGTCAGACGCTGGCACAGCAGGGCATCACCGAAGAAGTGATCCCGCCTTACTATTCCGTGAAAGAAGTGGTGTTGCCGTTCAATAAATTCCCTGGCGTTGACCCGATTCTGGGGCCGGAAATGCGTTCTACCGGTGAAGTGATGGGCGTTGGGCGTACCTTTGCCGAAGCCTTTGCCAAAGCGCAACTGGGCAGCAATTCCGGTATGAAGAAAGCCGGTCGCGCACTGTTGTCGGTTCGTGAAGGCGACAAAGGTCGCGTGGTGGATTTAGCCGCGAAACTGCTTAAACGCGGTTTCGAGCTGGATGCGACTCACGGCACAGCGGTGGTACTGGGCGAAGCCGGGATTAACCCGCGTCTGGTCAACAAGGTGCATGAAGGCCGTCCGCATATTCAGGATCGTATCAAGAACGGCGAATATGTGTATATCGTGAACACCACGGCGGGCCGTCAGGCGATTGAAGACTCCAAGCTTATCCGTCGCAGCGCACTGCAATACAAAGTGCATTACGACACCACGCTGAACGGTGGTTTCGCGACAGCGATGGCATTGTCTTCTGACCCGACTGAACAGGTGATTTCAGTGCAGGAGATGCACGCAAAGATTAAGCTCTAA
- the carA gene encoding glutamine-hydrolyzing carbamoyl-phosphate synthase small subunit: protein MIKSALLVLEDGTQFHGRAIGAEGSAVGEVVFNTSMTGYQEILTDPSYSRQIVTLTYPHIGNVGTNAADEESSAVHAQGLVIRDLPLIASNYRSEENLSDYLKRNNIVAIADIDTRKLTRLLREKGAQNGCIIAGDSPDAELALQKAKAFPGLKGMDLAKEVTTTESYSWQQGSWTLEEELPAVKRAEDLPFHVVAYDYGAKRNILRMLVDRGCRLTVVPAQTPAADVLKLNPDGIFLSNGPGDPEPCDYAIAAIKTFLETDIPVFGICLGHQLLALASGAKTVKMKLGHHGGNHPVKDLDKGIVMITAQNHGFAVDESDLPANLRVTHKSLFDHTVQGIHRTDKAAFSFQGHPEASPGPHDAAPLFDHFIELIEAFRTNNAR, encoded by the coding sequence TTGATAAAGTCAGCGCTATTGGTTCTGGAAGACGGAACCCAATTCCACGGTCGGGCCATCGGGGCAGAAGGGTCGGCAGTGGGGGAAGTGGTCTTCAATACGTCGATGACCGGTTATCAAGAAATCCTCACTGATCCTTCCTATTCCCGCCAGATTGTCACTCTCACTTATCCCCATATCGGTAATGTCGGCACCAATGCCGCTGATGAAGAATCCTCCGCAGTACACGCTCAAGGTCTGGTCATTCGCGATTTACCTCTGATTGCCAGCAACTACCGCAGTGAAGAAAATCTTTCGGATTACCTCAAGCGCAACAACATCGTGGCCATCGCCGATATTGATACCCGCAAGCTGACCCGTCTGTTACGTGAAAAAGGCGCCCAGAACGGCTGCATTATTGCGGGCGATTCACCGGATGCTGAACTGGCGCTGCAAAAAGCCAAAGCATTCCCCGGCCTGAAAGGCATGGATCTGGCGAAAGAAGTGACAACCACGGAATCTTACAGCTGGCAACAAGGTAGCTGGACGCTGGAAGAAGAATTGCCGGCAGTAAAAAGAGCTGAAGACCTGCCATTCCACGTGGTGGCTTATGACTACGGCGCGAAACGCAATATCCTGCGCATGCTGGTCGATCGCGGTTGCCGTCTGACGGTCGTTCCGGCGCAGACCCCGGCGGCTGATGTGCTGAAGCTGAATCCGGACGGCATCTTCCTGTCCAATGGTCCGGGCGACCCGGAGCCTTGCGACTACGCTATCGCGGCTATCAAAACTTTCCTGGAAACCGACATTCCTGTCTTCGGCATCTGCCTCGGCCATCAGTTACTGGCACTCGCCAGCGGTGCGAAGACGGTGAAAATGAAACTCGGTCACCATGGCGGTAACCACCCGGTAAAAGATCTCGATAAAGGTATTGTGATGATTACCGCACAGAACCACGGCTTTGCGGTTGATGAATCTGACCTGCCTGCCAACCTGCGCGTGACACACAAATCACTGTTTGACCATACGGTGCAGGGTATCCACCGTACCGATAAAGCGGCATTCAGCTTCCAGGGCCACCCTGAAGCCAGCCCGGGCCCGCACGATGCGGCGCCGCTGTTTGACCACTTTATTGAACTGATTGAAGCTTTTCGCACAAACAACGCCAGATAA
- the dapB gene encoding 4-hydroxy-tetrahydrodipicolinate reductase — protein MSNADIRMAVVGAGGRMGRQLIQAISDAEGVVLGAALERPGSSLVGTDAGELAGVGTAGIKVHDNLDGVANDFDILIDFTRPEGTLVHLGFCQKHHKGMIIGTTGFDDAGKAAIKQASEVIPVVFAANFSVGVNVVLKLLEKAAKVMGDYTDIEIVEAHHRHKVDAPSGTALAMGEAIADALGRDLKDCAVYAREGHTGERDPKSIGFATIRAGDIVGEHTAMFADIGERVEITHKASSRMTFANGAVRAGKWLSSHKSGLYDMRDVLGLDDL, from the coding sequence ATGAGTAACGCTGATATTCGCATGGCTGTTGTTGGCGCGGGTGGTCGTATGGGCCGGCAACTGATTCAGGCCATCTCTGACGCCGAGGGCGTGGTGTTGGGCGCTGCGCTGGAACGTCCGGGTTCTTCCTTAGTGGGCACCGATGCGGGCGAACTGGCTGGTGTGGGTACTGCGGGCATTAAAGTGCATGACAATCTGGATGGTGTGGCAAATGACTTCGATATCCTGATCGACTTCACCCGTCCGGAAGGCACGCTGGTCCATCTGGGATTTTGCCAGAAGCATCATAAAGGCATGATTATCGGCACTACGGGCTTTGACGATGCCGGTAAGGCTGCAATTAAGCAGGCTTCCGAGGTGATTCCGGTGGTTTTTGCGGCCAACTTCAGCGTGGGCGTGAATGTTGTCCTCAAGCTGCTGGAAAAAGCGGCCAAAGTCATGGGCGATTACACGGATATTGAAATCGTGGAAGCGCACCACCGTCATAAAGTTGATGCACCATCAGGTACAGCACTGGCGATGGGTGAAGCAATTGCTGATGCGTTAGGGCGCGATCTGAAAGATTGTGCGGTGTATGCCCGTGAAGGTCATACCGGTGAACGTGATCCAAAAAGTATTGGTTTTGCCACTATTCGCGCTGGCGATATCGTCGGTGAACATACCGCGATGTTTGCCGATATCGGGGAGCGTGTTGAGATTACCCATAAGGCTTCCAGCCGCATGACCTTCGCAAATGGCGCGGTTCGTGCAGGAAAATGGCTTTCCTCGCATAAAAGTGGTCTTTATGACATGCGGGATGTCCTGGGTTTAGATGATTTATAG
- a CDS encoding porin, whose amino-acid sequence MKFKLNNVTQVATAGLLFGLASFAAHAEITLIKQDPQPNDPLSRLNFQVGGSIRPQFQFQNGVKNYKTNGFDGGTRFRFSADYYLFDDISWINYYELGVNIPALTGWDNHHADGAHNTSRRMLYTGLKSKTYGQLTFGQQNSVYYDVVGAKTDIWDYDMLAQAPGNGVNGDYDGSYRSRKMLKYKNTFGDADIYASYLFEDSELLTGKNGLRYKRNGGGSVGVDYHITKDLTWGTAYNYTDAEMRNPGDNTSKDYNQSIVGTALSWKPGNWTASFGGGYYHDFLTTGVKTEDRFFAGDAYGLEYFLGYAFPINQLAVKTIQPYFMGDRLTYVTGRNYQRIDNGLGVSFQLDYGFRVDYEHVFTSSTDNLGDMNLIRLRYDF is encoded by the coding sequence ATGAAATTCAAACTGAACAATGTCACGCAAGTGGCCACTGCTGGCCTTTTATTTGGCTTAGCTTCCTTTGCCGCACACGCAGAAATCACCCTGATTAAACAAGATCCACAGCCGAACGATCCGCTGAGCCGCCTGAACTTCCAGGTCGGGGGCAGTATTCGTCCACAGTTCCAGTTCCAGAACGGGGTGAAAAACTACAAGACCAATGGTTTTGATGGCGGTACACGTTTCCGTTTTTCTGCTGATTATTATCTGTTTGATGACATCAGCTGGATTAACTACTACGAATTGGGTGTGAATATTCCTGCCCTGACTGGCTGGGATAATCATCACGCGGATGGCGCGCATAACACCAGTCGCCGTATGCTCTATACCGGCCTTAAAAGCAAAACTTACGGCCAGCTGACCTTCGGTCAGCAAAACAGCGTCTATTACGATGTGGTCGGTGCGAAAACCGATATCTGGGACTACGATATGCTCGCTCAGGCACCCGGCAATGGTGTTAACGGCGACTACGATGGTTCTTACCGTTCCCGTAAAATGCTGAAATACAAAAATACCTTCGGCGATGCGGATATCTATGCTTCTTATCTGTTCGAAGACAGCGAACTGCTGACCGGCAAAAATGGCCTGCGTTATAAACGTAACGGCGGCGGTTCTGTCGGTGTCGATTACCACATCACCAAAGATCTGACATGGGGTACTGCCTACAATTACACCGATGCAGAAATGAGAAATCCGGGCGACAACACCTCTAAAGATTACAACCAGAGCATTGTCGGTACTGCGCTGAGCTGGAAACCAGGCAACTGGACAGCATCCTTCGGTGGCGGTTACTACCATGACTTCCTGACCACTGGCGTGAAAACTGAAGACCGCTTCTTTGCAGGCGATGCGTACGGTCTGGAATACTTCCTGGGTTATGCTTTCCCTATCAATCAGCTGGCGGTTAAAACTATTCAGCCGTACTTTATGGGCGACCGTCTGACCTATGTGACCGGCCGTAATTACCAGCGTATTGATAACGGTCTGGGTGTTTCCTTCCAGCTCGATTACGGCTTCCGTGTGGATTACGAACACGTGTTCACGTCCTCTACCGATAACCTCGGCGATATGAACCTGATCCGTCTGCGTTACGACTTCTAA
- a CDS encoding SMP-30/gluconolactonase/LRE family protein produces the protein MSAFFRSDITAIGDYRAELGETPVWCQRTQSLLWVDILAQRVLRYWPDSGQTEIHQLPALTSAVLLTEKRNQFLLVSVDGIHLYDYGQKTRQKLCDYPGAEGTRPNEAAIAPDGSLWFGTLDIKEEKDNGEWFRYEADTEKPEMMLDKVGCTNTLVWYEGKVWFADSKKKRFFSANARRINPLKISCFSSGDKIPDGSALAQNGWLITACWGSKCLLRQQINQGELLTLDTQPVPVTQPSCCTFGGPDMTELFITSARKNLDAPHALEGALLHVETTTVGSPQNLFKLPAH, from the coding sequence ATGTCAGCATTTTTCCGGTCCGACATTACTGCCATTGGCGACTATCGAGCCGAATTGGGTGAAACGCCCGTCTGGTGCCAGCGTACACAATCTTTGCTTTGGGTCGATATTCTGGCTCAGCGTGTTCTGCGTTACTGGCCCGATAGCGGGCAAACCGAAATTCATCAACTCCCCGCCCTGACCAGCGCCGTGTTGCTGACCGAAAAGAGAAATCAGTTTTTGCTGGTTTCCGTCGACGGGATCCACCTTTACGATTACGGACAGAAAACCCGCCAGAAGCTTTGTGATTATCCCGGCGCAGAAGGCACGCGTCCGAATGAAGCGGCCATCGCCCCCGATGGCTCACTGTGGTTTGGCACGCTGGATATAAAGGAAGAAAAGGATAACGGCGAATGGTTCCGCTATGAAGCGGACACAGAAAAGCCGGAGATGATGCTCGATAAGGTCGGGTGTACCAATACTCTGGTCTGGTACGAAGGCAAAGTCTGGTTTGCCGACAGCAAGAAGAAACGCTTCTTCTCCGCCAATGCCCGCCGGATCAATCCGCTGAAAATATCCTGTTTTTCTTCGGGCGATAAGATCCCCGATGGCTCTGCACTGGCACAAAATGGCTGGTTAATCACCGCCTGCTGGGGCTCGAAATGTTTGCTCCGTCAGCAGATCAATCAGGGTGAATTACTGACGCTGGATACGCAGCCAGTTCCGGTCACACAACCCAGTTGTTGCACGTTTGGCGGCCCGGACATGACTGAACTGTTTATCACTTCCGCGCGTAAAAACCTGGACGCACCGCATGCGCTGGAAGGCGCGTTACTGCATGTGGAAACGACCACGGTTGGCTCGCCGCAAAATTTATTCAAACTCCCGGCTCATTGA